The window GAGACTGGTCCTTGATGAAACGCTGAGGGAAGGGTTTTGCTTTGAAACTGATGAGAACGGTGGAGCGGGTGCGTACGCTCTTCCGGAGGATACCTATCGCCTGCTCGCCTCGATTCGAAATCCCGCTGGCTGCCGTGTCACTGGTGTCACAACCAGAAACGGGGAGGCTGCCGCTTCGGTTACCCTGCCTGCAGATGCTGGTTCAGCCGGGCTTCTTCTCCGTGCCGGCGGGATCTTCCCAACCATTGGAGAGTGTATTGAGCCGTTTACCATCCCATATATGGTTCGATCCACAAACGGCGAACGTGGTATGATGCCTCTCATCCCCACCCCGCTCTGTGATGCGCAGGGAACGCGATCGGGTGGGCCTCCCCGCATCGTCTGCATTGGGTTCTCTCTTGCAGAAGGCCGCCTGACTGGCCCGGCTGATCTCTTTGATGATCCTGCACTTGATACCATACGGAAGACCGGATCAGAGCTTGCCGGGTATGCAGCAGCCCATGGACCGTTTGCTCCTTTTCTGTAGTGGTGTTCTGCCATCTGGTACCAATACACAAAGGTTAATGTGGCAATCATGCGATAGTATTCATAATGGTGTCAAGTATCGTATTGCCGATAAAAAAGGTAAATTCTCTTGTTGAATCAAAAATTATTGTAGAAATCAAGGATGACGGGAGGAGATTTCAGGGAAGGCTGATCGCGGTAGATGAATATCTGAACCTCCACATGGAAGAGGCTACCGAGATTGCTCCGGAAGCAAATGAGAGGAATCTCGGTTCTGTTGTCATTCGCGGGAACAATATTCTGAGCATCGCGCCAGTACTCTGAGAAGCTATGACTGGTGACCTGTTCGATGAAGCACTCCGGATGATACAGTCAAAGAGCGAAGGTGTTCTACAGAGTGAACTATGGAAGCTCCTTGATGTTGATTCCAGGAAATGCTCGAGGATTGTAAAGAAGCTTGTGGATTCCGGCCTGGTTGACCGGCAGGAATACCGCAAAAACGGTATTAAGACCTTTATCCTCAAATCCACAAAAAAGAGGGTGATCGATCCTGATCTTCTCATGGCCGGCGATCACCTGGTGCCGTGTGTGGGTTGCGAGCGTGAGTGTGTGGTCTGGACCTGTGATCTCCTTCTTGACTGGATGTATGAGCTCGCCGTCTCTGACTTTGAAGAGTGACGTTTGAAGAGCGACGTTTGGAGAGCTGGGTTTTAAGAGCCCCCATCCTGTCTTTTTCTCTTAAAAAAGATGGGAATACACGTCAACTTTCCCTTTCTGCCTGCCTGGTCGGCCTGCAGGCATCATGACTTTTTTTCTGGCATATCCTGGAAGAGACTGATCCATTTGAAATGCCATAAATACGCAGAATGAACATCATTAGAGGTGGAACCAGTCAAATCCGATGATGGCGTCTCCCAGGTTCAGGCAGTTGTGATCCTGGTTGCCCTGACCTTCATTCTCGCTGCTCTCCTCTTACTCATGCTGCATATTCCTCTCTGGTGGGGAGAAAGCAACAGTATGCAGCCTGAGGTGTTTGCCATCACTGAGCTGATTCACCATTGTGAAACAGGCAGGCTCAATTATGACAGCAGGATTACCATACGCCATACCGGTACGGCGGTTTTTCGAAATGATGATCTCAGGGCCGAGATCTTTGTCAATGACAGGAACACCGGAGCCCTGATATTTACCATGAATGCACACCGTTTCATATCGACTTACCATATCGGTGTCCAGCGGCTCTGGGGGATCGGATCCACCGGGTTTTACTGGTATCCTGGTGAGCTTGTCTACATTGATATGACAGACGGCACCTTCCGGCCGGGTGATTCAGTCAGGCTGGATGTCTATGATAGGGAGAGCGGCTCACTCATTTCCCGGTCTGAGAGGACTGCATAACAGATCGGGCAACGAGCCTGGCTACCCTGACTGGTTCTGGTATTCTTCCATCCAGCGTAAACCTGCAAAGAGCCCGCCTGGCGGTCTCAAGCGGGATGCCGGATCGCCTCAGAAAGACGGAATAGCCGGTCTGCAAAGGTACGCAATCCCTCTCTCCAAGCGCCAGGTACGCCTGCATCCTCTTCTCGTCTCCCGGGAAGAGGCGTTGGATCGCATCTTCCAGTCCTCCGGACTCTTCGTACGTGAGAAGAATGACCGGTATGCCTGTTGCAGCGTGGATGGTATCCGGATCGATGATATTGTACCATGCAATGGCAGCTCCTGAGATCACAATCAGGTTGATATCAGACCGCGACAGTG is drawn from Methanocalculus natronophilus and contains these coding sequences:
- a CDS encoding archaellin/type IV pilin N-terminal domain-containing protein, whose protein sequence is MEPVKSDDGVSQVQAVVILVALTFILAALLLLMLHIPLWWGESNSMQPEVFAITELIHHCETGRLNYDSRITIRHTGTAVFRNDDLRAEIFVNDRNTGALIFTMNAHRFISTYHIGVQRLWGIGSTGFYWYPGELVYIDMTDGTFRPGDSVRLDVYDRESGSLISRSERTA
- a CDS encoding LSM domain-containing protein gives rise to the protein MVSSIVLPIKKVNSLVESKIIVEIKDDGRRFQGRLIAVDEYLNLHMEEATEIAPEANERNLGSVVIRGNNILSIAPVL
- a CDS encoding Lrp/AsnC family transcriptional regulator, with translation MTGDLFDEALRMIQSKSEGVLQSELWKLLDVDSRKCSRIVKKLVDSGLVDRQEYRKNGIKTFILKSTKKRVIDPDLLMAGDHLVPCVGCERECVVWTCDLLLDWMYELAVSDFEE
- a CDS encoding DUF99 family protein, which codes for MHLEKPGIRILGIAESWTGRERSVLAGIVMRGDRRIDGCALSTVTVGGMDATDAVIRLVSSLSRSDINLIVISGAAIAWYNIIDPDTIHAATGIPVILLTYEESGGLEDAIQRLFPGDEKRMQAYLALGERDCVPLQTGYSVFLRRSGIPLETARRALCRFTLDGRIPEPVRVARLVARSVMQSSQTGK
- a CDS encoding fructose 1,6-bisphosphatase; amino-acid sequence: MAGSDFLCCTLVTFRSGGYPGGHRAHAGMLELGSRILKKQEGGGIIDSYLFRCGEAVAFLITHREEAETALIADGVIGPCREYLLKKKLVVAAEPISYSQCSLSFNERDREDILILLADLPSPDLYNLHLFRMFGDPFSTPRLVLDETLREGFCFETDENGGAGAYALPEDTYRLLASIRNPAGCRVTGVTTRNGEAAASVTLPADAGSAGLLLRAGGIFPTIGECIEPFTIPYMVRSTNGERGMMPLIPTPLCDAQGTRSGGPPRIVCIGFSLAEGRLTGPADLFDDPALDTIRKTGSELAGYAAAHGPFAPFL